Proteins encoded by one window of Dietzia sp. B32:
- a CDS encoding aminodeoxychorismate lyase, which yields MGTGLGTGADRPDDARVVVLVAGGPEGPRPRVHPSDQPLLLADDLAAVRGDGCFETLLLVGGRPAKPERHLARLARSAGALGLTGPSPEQWLAAIDLAASRWGPDSEAMLRLVLSRGPERGGQETAYITVAPVSGVALRSRAEGIAVTALGRGYAADVAGSAPWLLLGSKTLSYASNMAALRHAAAAGFDDVVYLSSDGEVLEGPRSTVVIARGGELLSPPAEVGILEGTTLAAMTEIAEREGVPVRRERLLLTDLLAADAVWLLSSVTLCARVRRIDDVTLPTAAPGIDVAGMVDRAVGRT from the coding sequence ATGGGCACAGGACTGGGAACGGGAGCCGATCGACCCGATGACGCACGGGTGGTCGTGCTCGTCGCGGGCGGGCCCGAGGGGCCGCGACCCCGGGTCCACCCGTCCGATCAACCGCTGTTGTTGGCCGACGACCTGGCCGCCGTCCGCGGCGACGGTTGCTTCGAGACGCTCCTGCTGGTGGGCGGCCGCCCCGCCAAACCGGAGCGACACCTCGCGCGACTCGCGAGGTCGGCGGGCGCGTTGGGGCTGACCGGCCCGTCCCCGGAGCAGTGGCTGGCGGCGATCGACCTGGCGGCGAGCCGGTGGGGGCCGGACTCCGAGGCGATGCTCCGGCTGGTGTTGTCACGTGGGCCCGAGCGCGGCGGGCAGGAGACCGCCTACATCACGGTGGCACCCGTCAGCGGCGTAGCGCTCCGGTCGCGGGCCGAGGGCATCGCGGTGACGGCCCTCGGTCGGGGGTACGCGGCGGACGTCGCCGGGTCCGCCCCGTGGTTGTTGCTCGGATCCAAGACCCTGTCGTACGCGAGCAATATGGCGGCACTGCGGCACGCCGCGGCTGCGGGGTTCGACGACGTCGTCTACCTGTCCTCCGACGGCGAGGTGTTGGAGGGGCCCCGGTCCACCGTGGTGATCGCCCGGGGTGGCGAGCTGCTGAGCCCCCCGGCGGAGGTCGGGATCCTCGAGGGCACCACCCTGGCTGCCATGACCGAGATCGCCGAGCGTGAGGGGGTGCCGGTGCGCCGCGAGCGACTACTGCTCACCGATCTGCTGGCAGCGGACGCCGTGTGGCTGCTGTCCTCGGTGACCCTGTGCGCGAGGGTCCGCAGGATCGATGACGTCACACTGCCGACCGCAGCCCCGGGGATCGACGTCGCGGGCATGGTCGACCGCGCAGTCGGCCGAACCTGA
- a CDS encoding FABP family protein, which translates to MTESGQPNAGDPTPPTPEGDRGEAVVRGSGNAAVDAAAERSAETARRNIPAFSELPVPEDTANLRFGPDLHPGLLALLPLVGVWEGEGEADTEDRGQHRFGQQVVVAHDGENYLSWTSRAWTFDSGGTVDDAAYREAGFWRISEDDQLEFLVAHASGVIEMYYGAPITQSAWEMATDVVLSSPTGPRRGGAKRIYGIVEDGDLGWVEERVHPEKGLVPHMSARLRRVAG; encoded by the coding sequence GTGACGGAAAGCGGCCAGCCGAACGCCGGTGACCCCACGCCGCCCACCCCCGAGGGGGACCGCGGCGAGGCGGTAGTGCGCGGATCCGGGAACGCGGCCGTCGACGCCGCGGCGGAGCGGTCGGCGGAGACCGCCCGACGCAATATCCCCGCGTTCTCCGAACTCCCGGTTCCCGAGGACACGGCCAACCTGCGCTTCGGCCCCGACCTGCATCCCGGCCTGCTCGCCCTGCTTCCCCTCGTGGGCGTGTGGGAGGGCGAGGGCGAGGCGGACACCGAGGACCGCGGCCAGCACCGGTTCGGCCAACAGGTCGTCGTGGCCCACGACGGCGAGAACTACCTGAGCTGGACATCGCGCGCCTGGACCTTCGACTCCGGCGGCACCGTGGACGACGCGGCCTACCGAGAGGCGGGGTTCTGGCGGATCTCCGAGGACGATCAACTCGAGTTCCTCGTCGCGCACGCCTCCGGCGTCATCGAGATGTACTACGGAGCGCCGATCACCCAGTCCGCCTGGGAGATGGCCACCGACGTGGTCCTGTCCTCCCCCACCGGACCCAGACGGGGCGGCGCCAAGCGCATCTACGGGATCGTCGAGGACGGCGACCTCGGCTGGGTCGAGGAGCGCGTCCACCCGGAGAAGGGACTCGTGCCCCACATGTCCGCGCGCCTGCGCCGGGTCGCCGGCTGA
- a CDS encoding sulfurtransferase produces MSRDDVLVSTRWAASRLADDSVVFLEVDEDVTAYHTDGHIPGAVALNWRTELQQEYTRDLVDRERFGELMSGRGITREHTVVVYGGNHNWFAAYAYWYLRLYGHPDVRLLDGGRMRWERDGLPLETELPQRPVTEYDAEPQDLSIRAFRDDVLAGLGRDALVDVRSVDEFTGRLAAPAGLPQEGGRQRGHIPGAVSIPWNRAVTRDGTFRSDAELREIYADLLGSPDRRVVAYCRIGERSSHTWFVLHELLDQPNVVNYDGSWVEYGSLIGVPVER; encoded by the coding sequence ATGAGTCGCGACGACGTACTGGTCAGCACCCGCTGGGCCGCCTCGCGCCTGGCCGACGACTCGGTGGTCTTCCTCGAGGTCGACGAGGACGTGACGGCTTACCACACCGACGGGCACATCCCCGGGGCCGTCGCGCTGAACTGGCGCACCGAGCTGCAGCAGGAGTACACCCGCGACCTCGTCGACCGCGAGCGGTTCGGTGAGCTCATGTCGGGACGGGGCATCACCCGCGAGCACACCGTGGTCGTCTACGGCGGCAACCACAACTGGTTCGCCGCGTACGCGTACTGGTACCTCCGGCTGTACGGGCACCCCGACGTGCGACTGCTGGACGGTGGCCGTATGCGCTGGGAACGGGACGGCCTGCCCCTGGAGACGGAGCTGCCGCAGCGCCCGGTGACCGAGTACGACGCCGAGCCCCAGGACCTGTCGATCCGGGCGTTCCGCGACGACGTCCTCGCGGGCCTCGGCAGAGACGCGCTCGTGGACGTCCGATCGGTCGACGAGTTCACCGGCCGTCTCGCCGCCCCGGCCGGCCTGCCCCAGGAGGGTGGACGCCAGCGCGGGCACATCCCGGGCGCCGTGAGCATCCCGTGGAACCGGGCGGTCACCCGCGACGGAACGTTCCGCTCGGACGCCGAGTTGCGGGAGATCTACGCCGACCTCCTCGGCTCCCCCGACCGCCGTGTCGTCGCCTACTGCCGGATCGGCGAGAGGTCCAGCCACACCTGGTTCGTCCTCCACGAACTCCTCGATCAACCGAATGTCGTCAACTACGACGGCAGCTGGGTGGAGTACGGCTCGCTCATCGGGGTCCCGGTCGAGAGGTGA
- a CDS encoding DUF2993 domain-containing protein — protein sequence MRAPRPVVIAAAALALVAGGAFTAEAVSASRIEAALSDRIARGIPLSGPPSVKIGGVPGSRWSGPDTLTSVAIRVEGVDRPGLGPVAVEAMATDVSVPPDRSGPLTSGAVTVSVQMTGDSLGPALGMRDVLVGAADDPSLAGGTENRARVTGTLEGTDVRVSAFVDLVVDDLGAHLVPVAPATGPAGFPDGDGALAMRRTALTLEPDVLPLGVAVESLDVRGGTITATGRGGPGTAPLGGLARPDL from the coding sequence ATGAGAGCCCCCCGCCCCGTCGTCATCGCGGCCGCTGCCCTGGCCCTCGTGGCCGGCGGCGCCTTCACCGCGGAGGCCGTGTCGGCCTCGCGGATCGAAGCCGCTCTGTCCGACCGGATCGCCCGGGGGATCCCCCTCAGCGGGCCGCCCTCGGTGAAGATCGGCGGGGTCCCCGGATCCCGGTGGTCGGGGCCGGACACCCTCACCTCGGTGGCGATCCGGGTCGAGGGGGTCGACCGTCCCGGACTCGGTCCCGTCGCGGTCGAGGCCATGGCCACCGACGTCTCGGTGCCACCGGACCGGAGCGGACCCCTGACGTCCGGAGCGGTGACGGTCTCGGTACAGATGACCGGCGACTCGCTGGGCCCGGCCCTGGGTATGCGGGACGTGCTGGTCGGTGCGGCCGATGATCCGAGTCTCGCCGGGGGCACCGAGAACCGGGCCCGCGTCACCGGGACACTCGAGGGGACCGACGTCCGTGTCTCGGCGTTCGTCGACCTCGTCGTCGACGACCTCGGGGCCCACCTCGTCCCCGTCGCACCCGCGACCGGACCGGCTGGTTTCCCCGACGGCGATGGCGCACTGGCCATGCGCCGCACCGCACTGACGTTGGAACCGGACGTCCTCCCGCTGGGCGTGGCCGTCGAGTCCCTCGACGTCAGGGGTGGCACCATCACCGCCACCGGCCGGGGCGGACCCGGCACCGCGCCGCTGGGCGGCCTCGCCCGGCCCGACCTCTAG
- a CDS encoding response regulator transcription factor yields MDVVLLAAEADPEAVIPALPLLPHSVRVLPPLASSLGDLSGAALALVDARSDLAASRALCRLLSGGGDLAVIAVVSEGGLIAVSGDWGLDDILLPTTGPAEVDARFRLAAARHSSQGEAEGGLLTVGELVIDEETYVARVKGRPLDLTYKEFELLKHLCQHPGRVFSRAQLLQEVWGYDFFGGTRTVDVHVRRLRAKLGPDHESLIGTVRNVGYKAVRPSDRREDGGDA; encoded by the coding sequence ATGGACGTAGTGCTCCTCGCTGCTGAAGCAGACCCTGAGGCGGTCATCCCCGCACTGCCTCTCCTACCGCACTCGGTGCGGGTGCTCCCCCCGCTGGCGTCCTCGCTCGGGGATCTCTCCGGGGCGGCGCTCGCCCTGGTCGACGCGCGGAGTGATCTCGCGGCGTCGCGTGCACTGTGCAGACTGTTGTCCGGCGGGGGAGACCTCGCAGTCATCGCCGTGGTCTCCGAGGGTGGTCTGATCGCCGTCAGTGGGGACTGGGGTCTCGACGACATCCTCCTCCCGACCACCGGTCCGGCGGAGGTGGACGCCAGGTTCCGGCTCGCCGCCGCGCGGCATTCGTCCCAGGGTGAGGCCGAGGGCGGCCTCCTCACGGTCGGTGAGCTGGTGATCGACGAGGAGACCTACGTCGCCCGGGTCAAGGGGCGTCCCCTGGACCTGACCTACAAGGAGTTCGAACTCCTCAAACACCTCTGCCAGCATCCCGGCCGGGTGTTCTCCCGTGCACAGTTGCTCCAGGAGGTCTGGGGCTACGACTTCTTCGGTGGCACCAGGACCGTCGACGTCCATGTCCGGCGACTTCGCGCGAAACTCGGTCCCGATCACGAGTCCCTCATCGGCACCGTCCGTAACGTCGGGTACAAAGCGGTCCGACCCTCGGACCGCCGGGAGGACGGGGGGGACGCATGA
- the mshD gene encoding mycothiol synthase translates to MTVTERVMDSGAVDMIEAMARQAGAVDGVAPLGEQPMRALRGTTGEVRHFLASEPEADDDAAVHGAAAPSIVGYAQLTGTGDEATAELVVDPSRRRRGHGTALVRAVLEAEPGAAVWAHGDLPSARAVAEGLGLARTRELLKMRRRASNGPALADPRPSEGIETGTLADAESEGGVRWPGMDAREEFLRVNNAAFSWHPEQGGWTREQLDDRLAVDWVDPGAVFLAVDTSGDRPRLAGFHWTKTVAEPGEPVEGEVYVVAVDPADQGRGLGGLLTAIGVDHLESRARAGSVVLYVEGDNRPAIRTYERLGFAVEHRDVTYSSR, encoded by the coding sequence ATGACGGTCACCGAACGCGTGATGGACTCCGGTGCGGTCGACATGATCGAGGCGATGGCACGGCAGGCCGGGGCTGTCGACGGGGTCGCACCGCTCGGCGAGCAGCCGATGCGGGCCCTACGGGGGACCACGGGCGAGGTGCGTCACTTCCTGGCGAGCGAACCCGAGGCGGACGATGATGCCGCTGTTCACGGAGCCGCGGCTCCCTCGATCGTCGGCTACGCCCAGCTCACCGGCACGGGGGACGAGGCGACCGCGGAACTCGTCGTGGACCCCTCGCGCCGTCGCAGGGGCCACGGGACCGCCCTCGTCCGCGCGGTTCTCGAGGCCGAGCCCGGCGCCGCGGTGTGGGCGCACGGGGACCTGCCCTCCGCCCGCGCGGTGGCCGAGGGTCTCGGGCTGGCGCGGACCCGCGAACTGCTCAAGATGCGGAGGCGGGCGTCGAACGGGCCGGCACTCGCGGACCCGCGCCCGTCCGAGGGCATCGAGACCGGCACCCTCGCCGATGCCGAGTCGGAGGGTGGGGTCCGGTGGCCGGGGATGGACGCCCGGGAAGAGTTCCTCCGCGTGAACAACGCCGCGTTCTCGTGGCACCCGGAACAGGGGGGCTGGACGCGCGAACAGCTCGACGACCGCCTCGCCGTGGACTGGGTCGACCCCGGGGCGGTCTTCCTCGCGGTGGACACCTCGGGCGACCGCCCGCGGCTGGCGGGGTTCCACTGGACCAAGACCGTCGCGGAACCCGGGGAGCCGGTCGAGGGGGAGGTCTACGTGGTCGCGGTCGACCCGGCCGACCAGGGCCGCGGATTGGGCGGCCTGCTCACGGCCATCGGGGTCGACCACCTCGAGAGCCGGGCACGGGCGGGGTCGGTCGTCCTCTACGTGGAGGGTGACAACCGACCGGCGATCCGCACCTACGAGAGGCTCGGATTCGCTGTCGAACACCGAGATGTGACCTACTCCTCGCGCTGA
- the pstS gene encoding phosphate ABC transporter substrate-binding protein PstS, translating into MDLKRTGALLGLATLTTFGLAACSDDNAGGGDTAAQAVSGAECGGKASLNSSGSSAQNNAMTIFANSYSMSCEGQTLDYNSNGSGSGVKEFIGGQTDFGGSDSPLKDDEYTQAEERCEGPAWNLPAVFGPIAVAYNLDGVEVALSADTIAKIFSGEITNWNDPAIAAENEGTELPDQDITVIFRSDESGTTDNFQKYLEAAAPESWTGGAGKTFNGGTGEGSRGNEGVSAAIAQTPGTITYTEWSYAKNQDLGMVKIITPADAEGVELNAETAGTTIDSATLKNEGSNDLVIDTSSFYVPEVAGAYPIIMPTYELVCSTYADPETAEAVKSFLGVAVAEDVQAQLEDEGYIPVPDAFREKLLTAISEIS; encoded by the coding sequence GTGGACCTCAAGCGCACCGGTGCCCTGCTCGGCCTGGCCACCCTGACGACGTTCGGTCTGGCCGCCTGCTCGGATGACAACGCCGGCGGGGGCGACACGGCAGCCCAGGCCGTCTCCGGCGCGGAGTGTGGTGGCAAGGCCAGCCTGAACTCCTCGGGGTCGTCCGCGCAGAACAACGCCATGACGATCTTCGCCAACTCGTACAGCATGAGCTGCGAGGGGCAGACGCTGGACTACAACTCGAACGGTTCCGGTTCGGGAGTCAAGGAGTTCATCGGCGGCCAGACCGACTTCGGCGGCTCCGACTCCCCGCTCAAGGACGACGAGTACACCCAGGCCGAGGAGCGGTGCGAGGGTCCGGCATGGAACCTGCCCGCCGTCTTCGGACCCATCGCTGTCGCCTACAACCTCGACGGTGTCGAGGTTGCGCTCTCGGCCGACACCATCGCCAAGATCTTCTCCGGTGAGATCACCAACTGGAACGACCCGGCCATCGCAGCGGAGAACGAGGGCACCGAGCTGCCCGATCAGGACATCACCGTGATCTTCCGGTCGGACGAGTCCGGCACCACCGACAACTTCCAGAAGTACCTCGAGGCGGCCGCCCCGGAGTCGTGGACCGGGGGAGCCGGCAAGACCTTCAACGGGGGCACGGGCGAGGGCTCCCGCGGCAACGAGGGCGTCTCCGCGGCCATCGCGCAGACCCCCGGGACGATCACCTACACCGAGTGGTCGTACGCCAAGAACCAGGACCTCGGCATGGTGAAGATCATCACCCCGGCCGACGCGGAGGGCGTGGAGCTCAACGCCGAGACCGCCGGCACCACGATCGACTCGGCCACCCTGAAGAACGAGGGTTCCAACGATCTGGTGATCGACACCTCGTCGTTCTACGTCCCCGAGGTCGCGGGCGCCTACCCGATCATCATGCCCACCTACGAGCTCGTCTGCTCGACGTACGCCGACCCGGAGACGGCCGAGGCCGTCAAGTCCTTCCTGGGTGTCGCGGTGGCGGAGGACGTCCAGGCCCAGCTCGAGGACGAGGGCTACATCCCCGTGCCGGACGCCTTCCGCGAGAAGCTCCTCACGGCCATCTCCGAGATCTCCTGA
- the pstC gene encoding phosphate ABC transporter permease subunit PstC translates to MTVHESVDRDAGENATSGDPRDGTGRVSGADGGGGGLHDARSSQRIDSLFRGLTVAAGGVIVALIALIGIVLVMQATPSLLQNNVNFFTSSEWNTTDPQNMRFGILDLLKVTVLSSIFALVLAVPVSIGIATFLVQYAPPRLSRSLSALIDLLAAVPSIIYGMWGLLVLGPWMVPFAGWLNENLSWIFLFGDGNVTIAGGGTIFTAGVVLAIMILPIITSMSRETIRQTPSLHQEAALALGATKWEKIRLTCFPYAKSGMIAGSMLALGRALGETVAVLIILRAASSASTLSLFDGGFTFASKIASGSAEFNHPLPTGAYIAAGLVLFILTFIVNLIARSVSGGKVNG, encoded by the coding sequence ATGACAGTTCACGAATCCGTCGACCGTGACGCCGGCGAGAACGCCACGTCCGGTGATCCCAGAGACGGCACCGGAAGGGTGTCGGGCGCGGACGGCGGTGGGGGCGGTCTGCACGACGCCCGGTCGTCCCAGAGGATCGACTCCCTGTTCCGCGGACTCACCGTCGCGGCGGGCGGGGTCATCGTCGCGCTCATCGCGCTGATCGGGATCGTCCTCGTCATGCAGGCGACACCGTCGCTCCTGCAGAACAACGTCAACTTCTTCACGTCCTCGGAGTGGAACACCACCGACCCGCAGAACATGCGCTTCGGCATCCTGGATCTACTCAAGGTCACGGTGCTGAGCTCGATCTTCGCACTGGTGCTGGCGGTGCCCGTCTCGATCGGCATCGCGACGTTCCTCGTGCAGTACGCGCCGCCGCGGCTCTCCCGGTCCCTGTCGGCACTCATCGACCTGCTCGCCGCCGTCCCGTCGATCATCTACGGCATGTGGGGGTTGCTCGTCCTCGGACCGTGGATGGTCCCGTTCGCCGGCTGGCTGAACGAGAACCTCAGTTGGATCTTCCTGTTCGGTGACGGCAACGTCACCATCGCGGGCGGCGGCACCATCTTCACCGCCGGCGTCGTCCTGGCCATCATGATCCTGCCGATCATCACGTCCATGTCGCGCGAGACCATCCGCCAGACCCCGTCCCTCCACCAGGAGGCGGCCCTCGCGCTGGGCGCCACCAAGTGGGAGAAGATCCGACTGACCTGCTTCCCGTACGCCAAGTCCGGGATGATCGCTGGTTCGATGCTCGCCCTCGGCCGGGCCCTCGGCGAGACGGTGGCCGTGCTGATCATCCTCCGCGCGGCGAGCTCGGCGAGCACCCTGTCCCTCTTCGACGGAGGTTTCACGTTCGCGTCGAAGATCGCCTCCGGCAGCGCCGAGTTCAACCATCCGCTCCCGACCGGCGCGTACATCGCGGCCGGTCTCGTGCTCTTCATCCTCACCTTCATCGTCAACCTCATCGCGCGGTCGGTGTCCGGTGGAAAGGTCAACGGCTGA
- the pstA gene encoding phosphate ABC transporter permease PstA — translation MSQVTPDLAKPAKPAETFLPISTSRKIKDKAATVVFTVCFVLAVIPLVALLYKVIASGLPAVLDVTWWTNSFNLVAPSSMAGGVGHAIYGSLVQAAIAAVISIPLGVAAGIMLIEYPGSRVAKPTTFMVDVLAGVPSVVAAIFIFGVWVSVLKFNLSAFAVSLALVLLMLPLIVRSTEEMLKLVPDELREASYALGVPKWKTIVSVVIPTALSGMISGIFLALARVMGETAPVLILVGYTARYNYDVFEGNMASLPLLIYNQLSNPNEAGQFRIWGAALTLIIIIALANVLATFAAKALAPKTK, via the coding sequence ATGTCACAGGTAACCCCCGACCTCGCCAAACCCGCCAAGCCGGCCGAGACGTTCCTCCCGATCTCCACCAGCCGCAAGATCAAGGACAAGGCGGCGACCGTGGTCTTCACGGTGTGTTTCGTTCTGGCCGTCATCCCGCTGGTCGCCCTGCTGTACAAGGTGATCGCCTCGGGCCTGCCCGCGGTCCTCGACGTGACGTGGTGGACCAACTCCTTCAACCTCGTCGCCCCGTCCTCGATGGCCGGCGGTGTGGGCCATGCGATCTACGGCAGCCTCGTCCAGGCCGCCATCGCGGCGGTCATCTCGATCCCCCTCGGGGTCGCGGCCGGCATCATGCTGATCGAGTACCCCGGGTCGCGGGTCGCCAAGCCCACCACCTTCATGGTCGACGTGCTCGCCGGCGTCCCCTCGGTGGTGGCGGCCATCTTCATCTTCGGCGTCTGGGTCTCGGTGCTGAAGTTCAATCTCAGCGCGTTCGCGGTGTCCCTCGCGCTGGTGCTGCTCATGCTGCCGCTGATCGTGCGGTCGACCGAGGAGATGCTCAAGCTCGTGCCGGACGAGCTCCGCGAGGCCTCCTACGCCCTCGGCGTGCCCAAGTGGAAGACCATCGTCAGCGTCGTCATCCCCACGGCGCTGTCGGGGATGATCTCCGGCATCTTCCTCGCCCTCGCCCGGGTGATGGGTGAGACCGCGCCGGTGCTGATCCTGGTGGGGTACACCGCGCGGTACAACTACGACGTCTTCGAGGGCAACATGGCCTCGCTCCCGTTGCTGATCTACAACCAGCTGTCGAACCCCAACGAGGCCGGCCAGTTCCGGATCTGGGGTGCCGCGCTCACCCTCATCATCATCATCGCGCTGGCGAACGTGCTCGCCACCTTCGCCGCCAAGGCGCTCGCGCCCAAGACCAAGTAA
- the pstB gene encoding phosphate ABC transporter ATP-binding protein PstB, which produces MAKRLDLENVDIFYGDFHAVKDVDLHVPPRSVTAFIGPSGCGKSTVLRSLNRMHEEIAGAYVKGSIKLDGVDIYDKKIDPVAVRRTIGMVFQRPNPFPTMSIKENVVAGLRLQGVKNKKTLDEVAEKSLRGANLWNEVKDRLDKPGGGLSGGQQQRLCIARAIAIEPQVLLMDEPCSALDPISTLAVEDLISELKNEFTIVIVTHNMQQAARVSDQTAFFSLEATGMPGQLVEVNSTEKIFSNPDNKQTEDYVSGRFG; this is translated from the coding sequence ATGGCCAAGCGTCTCGACCTCGAGAACGTCGACATCTTCTACGGGGACTTCCACGCCGTGAAGGACGTCGACCTCCACGTGCCACCGCGGTCGGTGACCGCGTTCATCGGCCCGTCCGGGTGTGGCAAGTCCACCGTCCTGCGTTCCCTCAACCGTATGCACGAGGAGATCGCGGGCGCCTACGTCAAGGGCTCCATCAAGCTCGACGGAGTGGACATCTACGACAAGAAGATCGACCCGGTCGCGGTGCGGCGGACCATCGGGATGGTCTTCCAGCGCCCCAACCCGTTCCCCACGATGTCCATCAAGGAGAACGTCGTGGCGGGCCTCAGGCTCCAGGGCGTCAAGAACAAGAAGACCCTCGACGAGGTTGCCGAGAAGTCGCTGCGGGGCGCCAATCTGTGGAACGAGGTCAAGGATCGTCTCGACAAGCCCGGTGGCGGGCTCTCGGGCGGGCAGCAGCAGCGCCTGTGCATCGCCCGCGCGATCGCCATCGAGCCGCAGGTGTTGCTGATGGACGAGCCCTGTTCCGCACTCGACCCGATCTCGACTCTGGCGGTGGAGGATCTCATCTCCGAGCTGAAGAACGAGTTCACGATCGTGATCGTCACGCACAACATGCAGCAGGCTGCCCGCGTCTCCGACCAGACCGCGTTCTTCTCCCTCGAGGCCACCGGCATGCCGGGCCAGCTGGTGGAGGTCAACTCCACCGAGAAGATCTTCTCCAACCCGGACAACAAGCAGACCGAGGACTACGTCTCCGGACGTTTCGGCTGA
- the phoU gene encoding phosphate signaling complex protein PhoU — protein sequence MRLVYSEELAGLATSMARMCSLATDDMELATHALLQVDLVAAEKVLESAAEMSRLATENEERGFALLALQAPVARDLRQVVTSIQLVQDLVRMGTLAGHVAKIVRRRHPEPVLPEPVNGYLAEMGRVAVSLGRSATEVLLNRDAEQAATLAQQDDAVDDLRRHLFTLLTVREWKWGVACAVDVTLLGRYYERFADHAVEVAQRVIFLATGEYATAPEDDPERPSPSSEELVRQFNETDRTFKERIARHEAADGDGPAGDA from the coding sequence ATGCGTCTCGTTTACTCCGAAGAACTCGCGGGCCTGGCCACGTCCATGGCCCGGATGTGCTCCCTGGCGACCGATGACATGGAGCTGGCCACCCATGCCCTGCTCCAGGTCGACCTCGTCGCCGCGGAGAAGGTCCTCGAGTCCGCGGCGGAGATGTCCAGGCTGGCGACCGAGAACGAGGAACGCGGCTTCGCGCTCCTCGCCCTCCAGGCGCCCGTCGCCCGCGACCTCCGGCAGGTGGTCACCTCGATCCAGCTGGTGCAGGACCTCGTCCGCATGGGCACCCTGGCCGGCCATGTCGCCAAGATCGTCCGCCGACGTCACCCCGAGCCGGTCCTCCCCGAGCCGGTCAACGGATACCTCGCCGAGATGGGCCGGGTCGCCGTCTCGCTGGGTCGCTCGGCGACCGAGGTCCTCCTCAACCGCGATGCCGAGCAAGCTGCCACGCTGGCGCAGCAGGACGACGCCGTCGACGACCTCCGGCGGCACCTGTTCACCCTGCTGACGGTGCGGGAGTGGAAGTGGGGCGTCGCGTGCGCGGTCGACGTCACGCTCCTCGGCCGGTACTACGAGCGGTTCGCCGACCACGCCGTGGAGGTCGCCCAACGCGTGATCTTCCTGGCCACCGGCGAGTACGCCACCGCGCCCGAGGACGACCCCGAGCGGCCGTCCCCCTCGAGCGAAGAGCTGGTGCGTCAGTTCAACGAGACGGACCGCACCTTCAAGGAGCGCATCGCCCGCCATGAGGCCGCCGACGGGGACGGGCCTGCCGGCGACGCCTGA